GGAAACACACGATATGGTTGCAAAATATCTGGAAGGCGATGTGATAGCCAGCCGTGAGCTTCAATTAAAATATCTTCCGTTAATTAATGCACTTTTCTGTGAGGTGAATCCAATTCCGGTTAAGAAAGCAGTTAATCTAATGGGATTTCAGGCAGGAGCACTCAGAATGCCATTAACAGATATGGAGTCTGCCAATGTAGAGCGTCTGGTTAAGGAGATGCAAGCGGTAGGAATTAAAACAATAGCATAGGATGTCATCCTTAGGAGGAAGCATATGACAAATATTATTTTGCGTGGATGCAATGGTAAGATGGGCCAGGTAATAGCCGACATCGTGGAAGCGGACGACGATGCAGTAATTGTTGCCGGTATCGATGTATCACAGAACAGAGTTGCTAAATTTCCAGTGTATCAGAGCTTTCAGAAATGTAATGTAAAAGCAGATGTAATCATAGACTTTTCAGCACCAGTCAATGTGGAGGAAATGCTGGACTTTGCAAAAAGTCAGGGAATTGGAATTGTACTCTGTACGACAGGTTTATCTAAGGAACAGCTGGCGATTATTGATGAAGCTTCCAGGGAAATACCGATTTTCCGCTCAGCGAATATGTCCATGGGTATCAATTTGATTACGAAATTGGTTCAGGAAGCAACCTATATTCTTGCTGATGCCGGATATGATATAGAAATTGTTGAGAGACATCATAATAAAAAGGTGGATGCACCTTCCGGAACCGCCCTTGCTTTGGCAGATGCCATTAATCAGGTACTCAATAATGAATACGAGTATAAATTTGATCGTTCTGCAGATCGTGTAGCCAGAAGTAAGAAGGAAATTGGTATTTCAGCAGTTCGCGGTGGCACCATCGTAGGTGAGCATGAAGTTATTTTTGCTGGTACCGATGAGGTAATCGAGATCAAGCATACGGCTTATTCCAAAGCGGTATTCGCAAAGGGAGCTGTTCAGGCAGCCAAATTCCTTCCGGGAAAACCTGCCGGTATGTATCGAATGAGCGATATGATGGATTAATTTCGTTATAATTAGGAAGCATACGGAGTGATAGTATAAAGTCCCATATAGGGATTGTATATTGTCACTCCGTTTTTTATACAATCTTCTTTCAGCATCATTGTGCTTTTGCTAAATTCTGCCCTCAATCTGTAATCATGCTAAAATTATCTAATTTGTTCACAAAATTTTCGTAATCTTATTGTAAGATAATCATGTCAAAAGCCACATCCTCAAGAGGGATATGTTATGAACGTAAGAAGCAACGGTAATTTTTCTTATGATATCTACGATACCATGACCTTTTGACAATCATCCATGATGACTAGGAATCAAAAACGGTCTCTTATAGCAGATATCATATATAAAAGGTTGACCTTGAGTATGTGGTATCTATTTTCATGCACGAAAATGAGTTGGATAAGGAGGAGAAATCTTGATTGAGGTAAAAAATTTAGTGAAGCGTTATGGAAATCATATCGCAGTGGATCATTTATCCTTTACCGTTGAAAAAGGACAGATACTCGGCTTTCTGGGACCGAACGGTGCAGGAAAATCTACAACCATGAATATTATCACAGGCTATATATCGGCTACGGAGGGAACCGTTACTGTGAATGGACATGATGTCTATGAAGAGCCGGAGGAAGTGAAACGAATGATCGGCTATCTGCCGGAATTTCCTCCCTTATATCCGGATATGACAATCAGGGAGTATCTTAACTTTGTAGCTGATATCAAAAAAGTAAGCAAAAGTGAGAAAAAGCAGATGGTTGAGGAGGTAATGGAGGCCACAATGATAACTCCCATGGCGAACCGTCTGATCAAGCATTTATCAAAGGGATATAAGCAAAGAGTTGGATTGGCCCAGGCGATCATGGGATATCCCGAGTTGATTATACTGGACGAGCCTACAGTAGGTCTGGATCCAAAGCAGATTATTGAGATTCGAGAATTAATTAAGAATTTAAGTAAGAATCATACCGTTATTCTAAGCTCCCATATTATGCAGGAGGTTAGCGCAGTATGTGATACGATTATGATTATTGATAAAGGAAAGCTGATCCTGCAGGATAAGCCAGAGAACCTAAGTGCGCGGATGGGTGCAACCGGTGGTATCAGACTTTCTGTGAAAGGAGATAAGGAGACGATTCGGAATACTCTTGGCAGTATCGATCGTATCTTATCAATCGAAGAATTACCTGCAGTGGAAGAGGGCGTATACGAATTCAGCATATCCTGCAATGAAAATGAGGATATCCGTGAGGATGTATTCTATGCTATGTGCAAATCGAACACTCCGATTTTGGAAATGAAGTCAATCCGTATGAGCCTGGAGGATATCTTCCTTAAGGTAACAAACAATTATGAGAATTCCATAACTAGTGAAGAAAATGACAAGATGATTGAATCGGAGATGGGAGAGGCTCCGGATGAGAATTCTGCTTCTGAAGCGGAACAAGTAAATATGACGGAGGAGGAGAAATCAGATGCTGGCGATTTATAAGAAGGAATTACGTTCCTATTATACCTCAGTAATAGGATATGTATTTATTGCATTATTTCTTGCTATCATAGGAGTTTATTTTTTTGTTCAGAACCTAATATATCAGGTGGGTAATTTTGAAACCACCATATCTTCAATTACCTTTTTATTCGCATTATTGGTACCGTTATTAACGATGAGATTAATGGCGGAGGAAAACAGACAGAAGACCGATCAGCTTTTGTATACCTCACCGCTTACTGCAACATCAATCGTTAGCGGTAAGTTCTTATCCGTTTTTACAGTGTTCCTTACGGTAATTGGTGTGATCTGCTTCTATCCGTTGATATTATCGCAGTACGGGAAGGTGCCGATGGAGTCGGCTTATGCTAGTATTTTTGGATTTGCATTACTAGGAGCCGCATATCTTTCCATGGGACTTTACATTTCCAGTCTGACGGAGAGCCAGGTAGTAGCTGCAGTTGTTACCTATATAGTATTTATTTTTACAGCATTAATGGAAGGAATAGCAGGTGTCTTACCCACTGATAAAAAGGCCGCTTTTGTAACCTTTACGGTTATCTTGATCATCATATGCCTTATTATTTATCGGATGATGCATAATTTAACCATTGCATTGGGAATTGGACTGCTTGGAGAAGCAGGGTTAACAGCGATCTATATTCTGAAGCCCACGTTATTTGATGGACTAATCATCAAGGTGCTCGAATGGCTTTCCATTGCATCCCGTTTTAGTCCGTTCTACTATGGCATTTTAGATATATCAAGTATTGTATATTATCTTAGCATAACCATTTTGTTTTTGTTTTTAACGGTACAGGTTATTAAGAAGAAGAGATGGAGTTAGGAAAGGAGAAGGATACCGTGAACGAATTAAACAATGCAGATAAGAAGAACATATTCGGAAAGATGAAAGAATCCTTTTCCGGAAGAAAGTTTCGCAGCGGATTTTATGTTACAGTAGTATCCATGATAGTGATTGTCATCGTATTGGTTGTGAATATGCTGATATCTCAAATGAATATCCAGTTTGACTTAAGTACGCAGGGAATGTTTACCCTAACAAAGGAATCTAAGGATATGATAAAAGCTCTTAAGGATGATATCACCATTTATTATATGGTTGAAGCCGGAAATGAGAAGGATGTATATCAGAAAATAGCAGAACAATATGATACCTTGTCCGATCATATTTCCCTGGAGAGTAAGGACCCGGTATTATATCCTGCCTTTGCGAAGGAGCATAACATTGAGGAAGTTGTGGATCAGGACAGCTTTATCGTTGTTAACAATACGAATGGCAGAGCAAAATATATTCCGAGTAGTGATTTGCTGGAACAGACGATGGATTACCAGACCTATCAGACACAGGTTACCGGAATTGATGTGGAGGGTCAGTTAAGCTCTGCAATTCAATATGTAACCATGGAGGAGCTGCCGCTGATTTATCTTGTCAGTGGACACGGGGAAGAGGAAGTTGGTAAGGCATTTGGTGAGTCCATGGAGAAAATGAATGTAACCACGAAGAAACTGCAGACAGCAACGATTTCCGAGATACCAGAGGATTGTGATATCCTGTTTATCAATGCCCCCGATACCGATTTCAAAGAGGAAGAGGTTACTATGATTAAGGATTATCTGGCTGCGGGAGGAAATGTCATAATTACTCTGGATGCTATGGCAGGTAAATTATCGAATCTGGAATCTATCATTAACTATTATGGGATTGATGTGGTAAATGGTGTGGTAGTCGAAGGGGATACCAATCATCATGCTTCCAATTATCCTCATTTCCTTGTGCCGACTATAGACAATCATGTGATCACGAAATCGGCATCCAAGAGCAGGATTCTGGTATTTATGCCATATTCCTTAGGACTTAAGGAAGCAGAAACGAAAAGAAGCTCATTAAAACTGGAACCGTTACTTTTTACCACCAATTCTGCCTATGCAAAGGGAGAAGGAAATGAGGCGATAACGAAGGAAGAAGGAGATATCGAAGGCCCATTTAACCTGGGAATGCTTTCTTCTGATACTTACAATGGAGTAACCTCGAACCTGGTTGTATATTCATCCGGTTTGATGTTTAGCGACGATATGGCGGGATATGCGAACATGAATATATTATCCGGAACCGTAGGCTATATGGAGGGAGATCAGGCTCCGTTATCCATACCTTCCAAGAGTACGGCAGCAGCTCGAATTCAGATAACACAGCAGAAAGCTATCTTCTGGGGCGGTGTAGTAGTTATCTTTCTTCCTGTAGCTATTCTGGTAACGGGTATTGTTGTTAGTGTTAGAAGGAGGAAGAAGTAATGACAAAACGAAAGAGACGAAACGCAGTCACACTTGTTTCACTTCTTTTGGTATTAGTAGCCCTGATTGCTTTTTATTTCTGGTATA
The nucleotide sequence above comes from Variimorphobacter saccharofermentans. Encoded proteins:
- the dapB gene encoding 4-hydroxy-tetrahydrodipicolinate reductase — its product is MTNIILRGCNGKMGQVIADIVEADDDAVIVAGIDVSQNRVAKFPVYQSFQKCNVKADVIIDFSAPVNVEEMLDFAKSQGIGIVLCTTGLSKEQLAIIDEASREIPIFRSANMSMGINLITKLVQEATYILADAGYDIEIVERHHNKKVDAPSGTALALADAINQVLNNEYEYKFDRSADRVARSKKEIGISAVRGGTIVGEHEVIFAGTDEVIEIKHTAYSKAVFAKGAVQAAKFLPGKPAGMYRMSDMMD
- a CDS encoding ATP-binding cassette domain-containing protein, which codes for MIEVKNLVKRYGNHIAVDHLSFTVEKGQILGFLGPNGAGKSTTMNIITGYISATEGTVTVNGHDVYEEPEEVKRMIGYLPEFPPLYPDMTIREYLNFVADIKKVSKSEKKQMVEEVMEATMITPMANRLIKHLSKGYKQRVGLAQAIMGYPELIILDEPTVGLDPKQIIEIRELIKNLSKNHTVILSSHIMQEVSAVCDTIMIIDKGKLILQDKPENLSARMGATGGIRLSVKGDKETIRNTLGSIDRILSIEELPAVEEGVYEFSISCNENEDIREDVFYAMCKSNTPILEMKSIRMSLEDIFLKVTNNYENSITSEENDKMIESEMGEAPDENSASEAEQVNMTEEEKSDAGDL
- a CDS encoding ABC transporter permease — encoded protein: MLAIYKKELRSYYTSVIGYVFIALFLAIIGVYFFVQNLIYQVGNFETTISSITFLFALLVPLLTMRLMAEENRQKTDQLLYTSPLTATSIVSGKFLSVFTVFLTVIGVICFYPLILSQYGKVPMESAYASIFGFALLGAAYLSMGLYISSLTESQVVAAVVTYIVFIFTALMEGIAGVLPTDKKAAFVTFTVILIIICLIIYRMMHNLTIALGIGLLGEAGLTAIYILKPTLFDGLIIKVLEWLSIASRFSPFYYGILDISSIVYYLSITILFLFLTVQVIKKKRWS
- a CDS encoding GldG family protein, producing MELGKEKDTVNELNNADKKNIFGKMKESFSGRKFRSGFYVTVVSMIVIVIVLVVNMLISQMNIQFDLSTQGMFTLTKESKDMIKALKDDITIYYMVEAGNEKDVYQKIAEQYDTLSDHISLESKDPVLYPAFAKEHNIEEVVDQDSFIVVNNTNGRAKYIPSSDLLEQTMDYQTYQTQVTGIDVEGQLSSAIQYVTMEELPLIYLVSGHGEEEVGKAFGESMEKMNVTTKKLQTATISEIPEDCDILFINAPDTDFKEEEVTMIKDYLAAGGNVIITLDAMAGKLSNLESIINYYGIDVVNGVVVEGDTNHHASNYPHFLVPTIDNHVITKSASKSRILVFMPYSLGLKEAETKRSSLKLEPLLFTTNSAYAKGEGNEAITKEEGDIEGPFNLGMLSSDTYNGVTSNLVVYSSGLMFSDDMAGYANMNILSGTVGYMEGDQAPLSIPSKSTAAARIQITQQKAIFWGGVVVIFLPVAILVTGIVVSVRRRKK